The Chloroflexota bacterium genomic interval TTAATCGGACATAGGTCCACGGCTCAACCCACTCACCAATATGGTCGATATACTCACTGGGGTCAAAAAGCGCGTACTCTTTGCCTTTGGGGTCGACGACACGCAATTTCCCTTCATAGAAGTTGACCTTGTTATCGCTGTCGACCAGCCCCATATAGTAGGTATTCAACTTGTAGGCATCGTTGAGGACTAGGTCGAGATTTTGCTTGTTGGCCACTACCACATCCTTAAAGAGTTTCAGGGCAAACTGAGCGAAGTCAACAGTATAATCAGCCGTTTCTTTTATCCAGACTCTCTCCTCCTCCGTAATCCCCCTGGGGACACCTCCCGGCAGCCCCCCTTCCGGGTGCGGCGGCTTACTGGCGATGAGTCGGATGATATCCCGGCATCTTTTCCTTACCTCGATTACCTTGCCCCCGATTTCAAGTCCAACTTTATCGATAAGGCCGAGGACGTTCCTCACCGCCGGGTCGGCGTCGGCGCCGACCACAAAATCAGGCGCGGCAAGGAAGAAAAAGTGAATATAGTGGTCTTCCACGTAAAAAGCATTGTAATGTAGTTGCCGGACTAATTTCGCTGCTGTCGTTGGTTCCACTCCATAGACAGCGTCAACTGCTTTGGTCGAGGCCATGTTGTGAGGGGTCGGGCATACACCACAGATATTGGGCGTTATTCGCGGCATTTCCTCAACCGGTCTGCCCAAGCAGAACCTCTCGAATCCTCTCAGTTCCACCACCTGCCAGTACGCATCTTCCACGTTTCCCTTGTCATCAAGGAAGATCTCGATTTTCCCGTGGCCCTCGAGTCTGGTTATCGGATTAATGGTTATTTTCTTCGCCATCGCAACGTCTCCTTATTGCTCCTGTTAACGTCTCTTTCTCAGCAGGGATACCGGCAGGGTGAACCGATAGATATAGCCAGCGAGGTCATCCAGCTTGTCGATGAGCCTCTTCATTTCCTCGTCATCTTCGACGTCAAGCAATGCGGCCAGGGCAGAGATGAACTTGGCTCCCGAGTCCTCCACCCCCTCCACCGGACCGAAACAACCCCGGCAGGGCATATTGATATTGATACAGCTCTCTCCGCAGCCACCGCGAGTTGCTATACCCATGCAGAGTATGCCTTGAACCAGAAAGCAGGTATCAGGGCTGGCTTCAACTTCATGAATTCGCTTGATATCGTTTATCTCTATCTTCGATGGTTTGGTAACATTTCGTTTGCAGGTATCACACAGTGCCTTATGTGGCGCCAGTGTAGCACCCTTTGGCGGTAGCTTTCCCTCAAGCACCGCGTTCACTGCATTGGCGATGAGGTCGGGGGGAGGGGGACACCCCGGGAGGTAGTAATCAACATCGATGATTTGCTTCAGCGCGAACACCTGCTCGTAGAATTCGGGCAGCGTTAATTCTTTTCCATCTACCTGCGACGTGGGCTGAGGATAGTTACCCTTCGGATTCACCACGGTTGGGGCATCACGGTAAACCCAGTTGAAAATGTCTTCTTTGGTTCTGAAATTGGCCATCCCCGGCGTGCCACCGAAGCAGGCACAGGCACCAAAGGCCAGAACCAGCTGCGACTTCTCTCTGAGCAGCC includes:
- a CDS encoding oxidoreductase, which encodes MVSKPKVAICWLGGCGGCDEAVVDLNEAILQVTAVVDLIFWPVALDYKYHHLEAMKDGEITLSIINGNIRNSEQEEVARLLREKSQLVLAFGACACFGGTPGMANFRTKEDIFNWVYRDAPTVVNPKGNYPQPTSQVDGKELTLPEFYEQVFALKQIIDVDYYLPGCPPPPDLIANAVNAVLEGKLPPKGATLAPHKALCDTCKRNVTKPSKIEINDIKRIHEVEASPDTCFLVQGILCMGIATRGGCGESCININMPCRGCFGPVEGVEDSGAKFISALAALLDVEDDEEMKRLIDKLDDLAGYIYRFTLPVSLLRKRR
- a CDS encoding Ni/Fe hydrogenase subunit alpha, which translates into the protein MAKKITINPITRLEGHGKIEIFLDDKGNVEDAYWQVVELRGFERFCLGRPVEEMPRITPNICGVCPTPHNMASTKAVDAVYGVEPTTAAKLVRQLHYNAFYVEDHYIHFFFLAAPDFVVGADADPAVRNVLGLIDKVGLEIGGKVIEVRKRCRDIIRLIASKPPHPEGGLPGGVPRGITEEERVWIKETADYTVDFAQFALKLFKDVVVANKQNLDLVLNDAYKLNTYYMGLVDSDNKVNFYEGKLRVVDPKGKEYALFDPSEYIDHIGEWVEPWTYVRLTHLKQIGWNGLNDSDGTSLYRVGPLARLNAAEGMATPLAQKEYEAMFDALGGRPSHHTLAFHWARLIEALQAAEDMQRIANEPLLTSKDIRNMNLKLKQKGVGCVEAARGTLIHHYETDERGLLTKANLIVATQHNAAPICLSVKKAAEGFVSGPEVKEGLLNMVEMAFRAYDPCLACATHALPGELPIRINIRDKDGEIIRTLSRF